A window of the Lagopus muta isolate bLagMut1 chromosome 1, bLagMut1 primary, whole genome shotgun sequence genome harbors these coding sequences:
- the TASOR2 gene encoding protein TASOR 2 isoform X2, with the protein MGERRDEAARRPGAGLYPEFRESSSLLQTAVSVLQNSYLDSTSQDGFWYSQAILVENDVFLNELKAFVQAKEAAGYSQEELEETFAFLLFDNEEEAKEVCQTGLRVNSSSISMLGDPAKGVYISKYADCLHPRPWYHGKSGFIVICKLIKGKVKVVSENYTTSYTCPSPGYDCHVAMSTSIMSSKSSPCQAFEQNQYYVYEVSEGSTAERPRQICPYIVIACQYREPKEMPILARESLPEPNHEGLYCPWRGQLSIQGQLLCNIALRTPYSSTIPAQLPHNLDINHVMGLSDLKKRLPEAAFGKRNYIENEVCFQGVYFSLYEVEISNKDQDKMDQLLENLRKRDLAIIKYLQDHGVLILLTSSALAQDDGFDPKEPVSLLALFLFSSSRSVCLRVEGHNLKCERKASDISLKIASVLPGLRYALQKATNSSWGDALGTNVCIKQHFQEYAKLEENTQQASSQITEAPCSSCLSPAEGEGIKSCRGHSEQSFSQLQHYFSNPSSYTLEMSAALGCLAGAAQSLCSNSETEFSLAVPPDPIPPDVTGGNPKAVLGLDQSKGPTKDVSASSKLWVKQNKRKSSGTAVTSTRKKWSPLKMQIHPVGDSSRKRKATKTVNITFSFPKKTGLTANSNEPMLKLAHLQFPHRRKRGAEVLSAEFVHKTQSEPVQKRTSAPSSSGSETKRPKMLKNSDVKKASVAESTAKPVKSQVIKSVANRPSKPHTKKPAESEWKDPFSILPSEVSSQSQAADSQMGEIYPSSISGHAFDTKGGDYESHALNLLADLALGSCIPPFNLVDSRMISLSCSSSTDSAKEQQSHRKPKSSRSASDHEYHRVDKLAKAAVSSTKASPNQKLPPIGKTELKDSTPIPGEKSLGLNSKNSQQTCVLPPTQEATEVNKHSFISSEHSYASLMPEHSKKHRGVPYPGSVPSRNGTRSSRAAPLVGKVLPFRHQNNTCPQSPFEATMARRRSSLRPLRLKEDFAKSHTVSHCGESMKVTCQWEEEYLFHLDSRYTNDALEKTVIRALHGPWDSDLPDDVEEMKLILHMWVALFYSKPSKLLSSTRKVVEHSNPKKYVSLNSTGDFFELSEDSDDCFELETCPADSRSDPDQTPSSSLDPSTRCQGCFHPEESPADSQTDADGTPGVVDSMVSSFSGEEEPSSTSSEGPPLTEHADQSNLAGKYRAEECVHDISTVTAVEPLKEELMDAGMIPSPSSELGDAGEPQTVLGRENPHGQTLNFSAAPQSDALGAQCGAEEQPENRWAGGPSPPEERGSMEDAGHGMDSSWATSDGPQRCCDLMPSEASLKTHSNPIGFAEEEKESQDPIGHTEKEEEKVEEGKREKEELENESTFARPVNLAFSERGDVELVNSAPPKDFGIPGDGPMSIPTASVSPCESGSVPAPSGGTGAGPQGLSGDAALSLSALQEPWGTLATPRAETDGVGLAHADGPVSVLPLSPVLSLVRGVTVTSSCRSASEMLRDGLEQKDEDRAPSAETRGLAGSKTACTTGPESPRGQEPFLTQSPDASSVCFDGGADVGAAPGDQVGTALLQAFLQTPPRSGLGGSLSQRCAGDVSTELTLLNAGESHPDQNEVLEQGQHGSPSANHTDVLDEPSGACDGQGFAFSCAAWARGSDTEAITDVCLGAEKPPSSNEMSVVDAPQELKTSLCDLLESGSSSSMREEEPVGDVSPLTVAQHQQSSPNSPSLPSPHQDPSPHGTAADPHCCLLEQSEQEPDLCPHGKPCKTVAAVKESVAAENPALDGSLKPECAEGVKKDLGLCHTEPAESSPLDMLTPGEPGSRPCSPLRGHKAEPDPVFGTGPKMSPTHAPDAAPSSSCMGQLPSDADSRCACPGSPEECEGGSSIPPTTPASFGAGEFMPIGEPVSLCSQDDSAVLADPNCADEELEEGEIPVQSMPTSLLRADTGESLEVSDTGDILDALLKAKRFRSTEKCVGLSWEDPSYRSSSSDSDWEKHLGRTAHPLLIPRGCHCSRSMGATRTDCDSSSSMSSGCSEGCSEEWGSLSTEEGCWWPTSQWNTSSRHMPPYVNITDSWGISRDYLNFTVTTKCPGRMGSSQGQTHLLESLMGTSRGFEEITQHTMDMEHLRFHYKLKQILRSGTPPISTSIFPRDCSPQPSSMRGAPAPHSLRSRSPLQVTILPSDTRPRGLKSHQQYSHHRDSSHCTPSWDTCWWQKSRASSPNRGCAAPFHLSKLKYENKLKDSRGDISVILDEYAEFNRVMLNKVDTEGESRGKGLAHGETVSARRCTSLPRRTAAFEDVITELCSTLQFRLRSVAEEACRQPGMFYLVETGEEPFFARVKTLLKKDGHVEIEPLSFCKTKHRDTNWLLVIIRNEDISSHIHKVPCLLRLKHCPNVVFAGVDSPEDITDQTYQELFHTGGFVVSDNEVLETVTLGQLKEVVKVLEKLNRSGRWKWFLHYKESKKLRENVRVDANAHRKNLILKSCQDLIEVLHYHACDSSSSPRSEYMKCLLNLQVQHVSARFAVYLTEKPSVSRDVLENKGILVADISTFLGMAQKVAAPFRRSCC; encoded by the exons GTTTGTATCCGGAGTTCAGAGAGTCAAGTTCCCTTTTGCAGACGGCGGTTTCGGTGCTGCAGAATTCCTACTTGGACTCTACATCTCAGGATGGTTTTTGGTACAGCCAAGCAATTCTGGTGGAAAATGACGTTTTTCTGAATGAG CTCAAAGCTTTTGTCCaagcaaaggaagcagctgGATACAGCCAAGAGGAGCTTGAGGAGACCTTTGCATTTCTCCTGTTTGACAACGAAGAAGAG GCAAAAGAGGTGTGTCAGACTGGCCTCCGTGTGAACAGCAGTTCCATTTCCATGCTTGGTGACCCAGCAAAAG GGGTGTATATTTCCAAGTATGCAGACTGCCTTCATCCGAGACCTTGGTATCATGGAAAATCAGGCTTTATTGTCATTTGTAAGCTAATCAAG GGAAAGGTCAAGGTGGTATCTGAGAATTACACAACCAGCTACACCTGCCCATCTCCTGGCTATGATTGTCACGTTGCCATGAGCACGAGCATCATGTCATCAAAGAGCAGCCCCTGCCAAGCCTTTGAACAGAACCAG TACTACGTGTATGAAGTGTCCGAGGGCAGCACTGCGGAGCGCCCCAGGCAGATCTGCCCATACATAGTCATTGCCTGCCAGTACAGGGAGCCAAAGGAAATGCCCATCTTGGCTAGAGAGAGCCT ACCTGAACCTAATCACGAAG GACTGTACTGCCCATGGAGGGGGCAGCTCTCCATCCAGGGCCAGCTCTTGTGCAACATTGCCCTAAGGACCCCATACAGCTCCACGATTCCAGCACAGCT CCCTCACAACCTGGACATTAACCATGTCATGGGTTTGTCTGACTTGAAGAAAAGGCTTCCAGAAGCTGCATTTGGGAAAAGGAATTACATTGAGAATGAAG tttgctttcagGGCGTTTACTTCAGTCTGTATGAAGTGGAAATATCCAATAAGGATCAAGATAAAATGGATCAGCTGCTAGAAAATCTAAGGAAAAGGGACTTG GCAATCATCAAATATTTACAAGATCATGGAGTTCTAATCCTCCTGACGTCCTCTGCATTGGCACAAGATGATG GATTCGACCCCAAGGAGCCTGTCAGCCTCCTGGCCCTGTTTCTGTTCTCCTCATCCCGATCAGTGTGTCTGAGAG ttgaagGACATAATCTAAAGTGTGAAAGGAAAGCTAGTGACATCTCTTTGAAAATAGCCTCTGTTTTGCCTGGACTTCGCTATGCCTTGCAGAAAGCCACCAATTCTTCGTGGGGGGACGCGCTTGGTACCAATGTGTGCATCAAACAGCACTTCCAGGAGTATGCAAAGCTTgaagaaaatacacagcaaGCCTCCAGCCAAATCACAGAAGCTCCCTGTTCTTCTTGCCTGTCACCAGCCGAGGGTGAAGGTATTAAATCCTGCAGAGGACACTCAGAGCAGTctttctcccagctgcagcattACTTCTCCAATCCCAGCAGCTACACTCTGGAAATGTCAGCTGCCTTAGGATGCTTGGCTGGTGCTGCTCAGTCTCTTTGCAGCAACTCAGAGACTGAATTCTCTTTAGCTGTACCACCAGACCCAATCCCTCCTGACGTAACAGGTGGAAACCCAAAGGCTGTTCTGGGGCTGGACCAGAGCAAAGGGCCCACAAAAGATGTCAGTGCATCTAGCAAGCTGTGGGTGAagcagaacaagaggaaatccAGCGGAACTGCTGTGACAAGCACCAGGAAGAAATGGTCACCCCTCAAGATGCAAATACATCCTGTGGGGGATAGcagtaggaaaaggaaagcGACCAAGACAGTCAACATCACGTTCTCTTTTCCTAAAAAAACAGGGCTTACAGCCAACTCCAACGAGCCCATGCTTAAATTAGCTCATTTACAGTTTcctcacagaaggaaaagag GTGCAGAGGTGCTGTCTGCAGAATTTGTGCACAAAACACAGTCTGaacctgtccagaagagaacctcagctcccagcagttcTGGCTCAGAAACAAAGAGACCAAAGATGCTGAAGAATTCGGATGTGAAAAAGGCTTCTGTtgctgaaagcactgcaaagcCAGTGAAGAGTCAGGTGATAAAAAGCGTGGCTAACAGGCCATCAAAACCTCACACCAAAAAGCCAGCAGAAAGCG agtGGAAGGATCCATTCTCCATCCTCCCAAGCGAAGTTTCTTCCCAAAGCCAAGCAGCAGACAGCCAGATGGGTGAGATTTAtcccagcagcatctctggCCATGCTTTCGATACGAAGGGCGGTGACTACGAGTCCCATGCCTTGAACTTGCTGGCAGACCTGGCTCTGGGTTCCTGTATTCCTCCCTTTAACCTCGTGGACAGCAGGATGATCTCTTTGTCCTGCAGCTCATCCACTGACTCTGCCAAGGAGCAGCAGAGTCATCGTAAGCCCAAGTCCTCACGCAGTGCTTCCGACCACGAATACCACAGGGTAGACAAGCTTGCAAAGGCAGCTGTCTCGTCTACTAAAGCATCTCCAAACCAGAAGCTTCCCCCTattggaaaaacagaattaaaagacTCAACCCCTATTCCTGGAGAGAAAAGCCTTGGGCTTAACAGCAAGAACAGCCAACAAACGTGTGTGCTGCCTCCAACACAGGAGGCCACCGAGGTGAACAAACACTCCTTCATCTCCTCCGAGCACTCCTACGCCTCGCTGATGCCTGAGCACTCAAAGAAACACAGAGGTGTCCCCTACCCTGGGTCAGTGCCCTCCAGAAATGGGACCAGGAGCTCCCGAGCAGCACCCCTGGTTGGGAAGGTCCTGCCCTTCCGCCACCAGAACAACACCTGCCCTCAGAGCCCCTTTGAGGCCACGATGGCAAGGCGCAGGAGCAGCCTGCGGCCTCTGAGGCTAAAAGAGGACTTTGCCAAATCCCACACGGTCAGCCACTGTGGTGAGTCCATGAAGGTGACGTGCCAGTGGGAGGAAGAGTATCTCTTCCATTTGGACAGCAGGTACACCAATGATGCCCTGGAGAAAACAGTCATCCGTGCCTTGCATGG gCCTTGGGACTCTGATCTACCCGATGACGTGGAAGAGATGAAGCTGATACTTCACATGTGGGTAGCCCTGTTCTATAGCAAGCCCAGCAAACTCCTGAGCAGCACGAGGAAGGTGGTGGAGCACAGCAACCCCAAGAAATACGTCTCACTAAACAGCACTGGAGACTTTTTTGAGCTGAGTGAAGACAGTGATGATTGCTTTGAGTTGGAGACGTGCCCTGCAGATTCACGATCAGACCCTGACCAGACTCCTAGCAGCTCTCTGGATCCCAGCACACGCTGCCAAGGCTGTTTCCACCCAGAGGAGAGCCCTGCAGACTCTCAAACTGATGCTGATGGGACTCCTGGTGTTGTAGATAGTATGGTATCATCCTTTTCAGGGGAGGAGGAGCCTTCCTCCACGAGCTCAGAGGGTCCTCCCCTCACTGAACACGCAGATCAGAGCAACCTGGCTGGAAAATACAGAGCTGAGGAGTGTGTACATGACATCTCAACTGTCACTGCA GTTGAGCCACTCAAGGAGGAACTGATGGATGCTGGGATGATCCCCAGCCCTTCCAGTGAGCTTGGTGATGCTGGTGAGCCCCAGACTGTGCTGGGCAGGGAAAACCCACACGGCCAAACTCTGAATTTCAGCGCAGCTCCCCAGAGTGATGCCCTGGGTGCTCAGTGTGGAGCTGAAGAGCAGCCTGAGAACAGATGGGCAGGTGGCCCCAGTCCTCCTGAAGAAAGGGGGAGCATGGAAGATGCTGGACATGGTATGGACAGCAGCTGGGCCACCAGCGATGGACCCCAACGTTGCTGTGATTTGATGCCCTCAGAAGCAAGTCTCAAAACTCACTCAAACCCCATTGGATttgctgaagaagagaaggaatcacaagaccccataggacatacggaaaaagaggaggaaaaggtggaggagggaaaaagagagaaagaagagttggaaaatgaaagcacGTTCGCAAGACCTGTCAATTtagcattttcagaaagaggTGATGTAGAGCTGGTGAATTCAGCACCTCCAAAGGACTTTGGCATTCCTGGAGATGGCCCTATGTCCATCCCCACTGCCTCTGTGTCACCCTGCGAGAGTGGATCAGTGCCAGCGCCGTCAGGTGGGACTGGGGCTGGACCTCAAGGACTTTCTGGTGATGCAGCCCTCAGCCTGAGTGCTCTGCAAGAGCCCTGGGGGACTTTGGCCACTCCAAGGGCAGAGACAGATGGTGTGGGTTTGGCACACGCAGACGGTCCCGTGTCAGTGCTGCCATTGTCCCCCGTTTTGAGCCTTGTCCGTGGGGTTACCGTCACGAGCAGCTGCAGATCTGCCAGCGAGATGCTGAGGGATGGGTTGGAACAGAAAGATGAGGATCGTGCGCCCTCTGCAGAAACACGGGGGCTTGCTGGGAGCAAAACTGCCTGCACAACTGGCCCTGAGTCACCACGAGGTCAGGAACCCTTCCTAACCCAGTCCCCTGACGCCAGCTCTGTCTGCTTCGATGGAGGAGCTGATGTGGGGGCTGCTCCGGGGGACCAGGTGGGCACAGCTCTCCTCCAGGCATTCCTCCAGACTCCACCAAGGAGTGGCCTAGGAGGGAGCCTTTCCCAAAGGTGTGCAGGTGATGTTAGCACTGAACTCACTTTGCTGAACGCTGGTGAGTCGCACCCAGACCAGAACGAGGTTTTGGAGCAAGGGCAGCATGGCAGTCCTTCTGCCAACCACACAGATGTGCTGGATGAGCCCTCGGGAGCATGTGATGGTCAGGgctttgccttcagctgtgcagcctgggcaCGTGGCTCTGACACTGAGGCAATCACTGACGTGTGCCTCGGTGCAGAGAAGCCCCCTAGTAGCAATGAAATGAGCGTAGTTGATGCACCACAGGAGCTGAAGACCTCTCTTTGTGACCTGTTAGAATCAGGTTCTTCCTCCTCAATGAGAGAGGAAGAGCCTGTTGGTGATGTATCACCTCTCACTGTGGcccagcaccagcagagctCTCCAAACAGCCCATCCCTGCCTTCCCCCCATCAGGACCCTTCTCCTCACGGTACTGCTGCAGACCCCCATTGCTGCTTATTAGAGCAAAGTGAGCAGGAACCAGACCTGTGCCCACATGGAAAGCCCTGCAAGACAGTGGCTGCTGTAAAGGAGAGTGTGGCCGCTGAGAACCCAGCACTGGATGGCTCCTTGAAGCCTGAATGTGCAGAAGGAGTGAAGAAGGACTTGGGGCTGTGCCAcacagagcctgcagagagCTCTCCGCTGGATATGCTGACGCCTGGAGAGCCAGGATCGAGGCCTTGTTCTCCTCTGCGTGGGCACAAGGCTGAGCCAGACCCAGTCTTTGGCACGGGCCCCAAAATGAGTCCAACTCATGCTCCAGATGCTGCCCCAAGCTCCAGCTGCATGGGACAGCTACCATCAGATGCTGACAGCAGGTGTGCCTGCCCCGGGAGCCCTGAGGAGTGCGAGGGAGGAAGCAGCATCCCTCCTACCACCCCTGCATCATTTGGAGCAGGGGAGTTCATGCCCATAGGAGAGCCTGTGTCTTTGTGCAGCCAGGATGACTCCGCTGTGTTGGCTGATCCAAATTGTGCTGATGAAGAGTTGGAAGAGGGAGAAATCCCTGTTCAGTCAATGCCAACATCGCTGCTACGTGCAGACACTGGAGAGAGCTTAGAGGTTAGTGACACTGGGGACATTTTGGATGCTCTTCTGAAGGCAAAACGCTTCCgcagcacagaaaaatgtgtGGGTTTGAGCTGGGAAGATCCATCTTACCGGTCCTCCTCCAGTGACTCGGACTGGGAGAAGCACTTGGGACGCACTGCTCACCCCCTTCTTATACCCAGGGGTTGCCATTGCTCAAGGTCCATGGGTGCCACGAGGACTGACTGCGATTCCTCATCCTCCATGAGCTCTGGCTGCTCGGAGGGATGCAGTGAGGAGTGGGGATCGCTGAGCACTGAGGAGGGCTGCTGGTGGCCCACCAGCCAATGGAATACCAGCAGCAGGCACATGCCACCCTATGTCAATATCACAGACAGCTGGGGGATCTCCAGGGATTACCTGAACTTCACGGTCACCACAAAATGCCCGGGCAGGATGGGAAGCTCACAGGGGCAGACTCATTTGCTGGAGTCACTGATGGGGACGTCGAGGGGTTTTGAAGAAATCACCCAGCACACTATGGACATGGAGCATCTCCGTTTCCATTATAAGCTAAAACAGATCCTAAGGAGTGGGACACCACCCATTTCTACCTCCATTTTTCCTAGAGACTGCTCTCCCCAGCCATCGTCTATGCGAGGAGCTCCTGCCCCTCACTCCCTGCGAAGCAGGAGCCCTTTGCAGGTGACAATCCTGCCCTCAGACACACGGCCACGTGGCCTCAAGTCCCACCAGCAATACAGCCACCACAGGGACTCCTCCCATTGCACTCCATCGTGGGACACCTGCTGgtggcagaagagcagagccagctccCCAAACCGGGGCTGTGCAGCTCCTTTCCATCTCAGCAAGCTGAAATATGAGAATAAACTGAAGGACTCCCGTGGGGACATCTCGGTTATCCTCGATGAGTACGCAGAGTTCAACAGGGTGATGCTGAATAAGGTTGACACAGAGGGTGAGAGCAGGGGGAAGGGTTTGGCACACGGGGAGACCGTCAGCGCTCGGCGCTGCACGTCCCTCCCCAGGAGGACTGCTGCCTTTGAGGATGtgatcacagagctgtgcagcacgCTGCAGTTCCGCCTGCGCAGCGTGGCCGAGGAGGCGTGCAGGCAGCCTGGGATGTTCTACCTGGTGGAGACAGGAGAGGAACCCTTCTTTGCAAGAGTGAAG ACGTTGCTGAAGAAAGATGGCCACGTGGAGATTGAACCTCTGagcttctgcaaaacaaaacaccggGACACCAACTGGCTGCTCGTCATCATCAGGAACGAGGACATCTCCTCACACATCCACAAG GTCCCGTGTTTGCTGAGGCTGAAGCACTGTCCCAACGTGGTGTTTGCTGGAGTGGACAGCCCTGAAGACATCACAGATCAGACGTACCAGGAGCTGTTCCATACTGGTGGCTTCGTGGTGTCAGATAATGAGGTGTTGGAAACGGTGACGTTGG GGCAACTGAAAGAGGTGGTGAAGGTCCTGGAGAAGCTGAACAGAAGCGGGAGGTGGAAGTGGTTCCTCCACTACAAGGAGAGCAAAAAGCTCCGAGAAAACGTCAG GGTGGATGCCAACGCCCATAGGAAGAACTTGATCCTGAAGTCATGCCAAGACCTCATTGAGGTGCTGCATTACCACGCGTGCGATTCCAGCTCGTCCCCCAGATCGGAGTACATGAAGTGCTTGTTGAACCTGCAGGTCCAGCACGTCAGCGCCAGGTTTGCGGTGTATCTCACAG AAAAGCCCAGCGTCAGCAGAGACGTCTTGGAAAACAAAGGGATCCTCGTGGCCGACATCAGCACCTTCCTGGGGATGGCACAGAAAGTGGCTGCCCCGTTTAGGAGAAGCTGCTG